The following DNA comes from Neoarius graeffei isolate fNeoGra1 chromosome 25, fNeoGra1.pri, whole genome shotgun sequence.
TTATCAACACTTGTGTCCTCTTCTTCCCCTTCTCCCTCATCCTCGCTTGGTGGCTTTGTCATCTCTACCAGGTCTTCATCAGTCAGCGGAGCTGTGTGTGCATCAATCAGGGCATTAATTTCATCAGGAGTCATGTCATTAAAGCCGTCTCCTCCAAGCTGTTTAGCTAGATTCACAGCTGTATCTACCGCAGAGTGATGGATCTCGTCAAGGGAGACTCCGGTCGGGTTTTGCACTGCCTCTGGCCACAGTTTTTTCCAGCAGGCATTCAAAGTTTCAGTTTTCATCTCCTGAATGGCCCTCTgaatattttggagacatgatgcaATGGTGTATCCACGCCAGTAGTTCTTTAGTGAGAAATCTTGATCCGAGTCCACAGCCTCAACAAGATGTTGCAGAGTGTTGCGCGTATAGAGAGCCTTGAAAGCACGGATGATGCCTTGGTCCAAGGGCTGAATCAGCGATGTAGTGTTcggcggcagaaattcgattttcacaCCATCATACGACAAATCATCAGCGTGACCTCCGGCGTTGTCAACGAGCAGAAGCACTTTAAAGTCTAGTCCTTTTCCTCTCAAATAACACTTGACCTCCGGGATGAAACACTGTTTGAACCAATCCTGATTGAGCGCTTTTGTCATCCAAGCCTTTGCGTTGTGCATCCAGTAAACGGGCAACGCATCCTTATTTTTGTTTTTCAGGGCTCTAGGATTTTTAGACCTATAAATAAGGCCTGGTTTTATCATAAAACCTGCCGCATTTCCACACATAACCAGAGTCAAACGATCTTTTTGGGCCTTAAATCCCGGGGCTTTGGCTTCTTCCTGCATGATAAAGGTGCGAGAGGGCATTCGTTTCCAAAATAAGCCTGTCTCATCCATATTAAAAACTTGTTCAGGCTTATATCCCCCTTCCTCAATGATCGCTTTAAATCTGTTGTTCACGTATGCCTCTGCTCCAGCGGTATTCGCAGAGGCAGCCTCTCCGTGCAGAGAaacatttttaagtccaaaacgtTTCTGAAATTTCTCAAACCAGCCCTTGCTGGCATTAAATGGGCTTGATACTGCGTGAACAGCACTCGTCGATGGCCTGAGATCCACATCCTCCTCCTCTTCGCTGTCATGAATGTCATCGCTGTCAGCAAAGGTTTCATAAAGTTTTTTAGCTTTTGTGCAGATAACGTTGGTATCCAGCGTAATGTTCTTTTTCCTGCAGTCTTTAATCCACAAAGCTAAAGCAGACTCCATCCTTACGATGGTCTTGTTGCGGACAGTCACAACCCGTTTTGCATCCTTGTTAAAACTTATTGCTGCTGTCGTCCTTATTTTATTTTCCTCCTTCTTTATGGAACGAACCGAAGATTCATTTATTCCGTAATGGCGCCCCACAGCAGCATAGCTTCTACCTTCCTTCAGCATGTCCAAAAGTTTAACTTTTTCTGCgatagttagcatcctcctctgcCTTTTGGGTGCGTCTGGAGGTGCCTTTGTCGGTGCAGGACGTTTCGTCGACATTGTGGGTTTTGGCATGGAAAAAAATTGCAAACGTAAATTTGGCAGGCTGTACAGAGACGAGGCACGGAAACGGTTGACACTGGTGTAAGTGAAAGACCAATATCAACTTTTTTCACTTCTAGACTACAGTCCCTTAGCCAATCAGGATTCTGAAcacaatgcactgtaaaaaaaaaaatccgcgaaACAGCAAAGCCGTGAAAGATGAACCGCGTTATAGCGAGGGTTCACTGTACTCCAACACCTCAGTCGGTGAGGATATCCTCATTTTTACCATCAAAGCCCGTCTTCAAGTGCTACCGACTAAATCTAATCTGGCCATCTGGTATCCATCTAGACATCATCCACATTGCATTCTCCATCTCACTACCCATCATAATGAGACAGCTGCACACATTTTAAATGGATGCAACTTTTATAAAGGTCTCTATATAGCACGGCATGACTGGTTGGTGGACCCGGTAACAAAAGACATCAAAGAGGTGCACGGACTTTCAAGAAAAACCCATAACCACTGTGCAGTAAAAATGGATTGGTTTAGCGCTAATCATGAAGACGCCCCCTTTACTAACATTCCAAACACCCCTGACATCACCATTATAGACGCTGACAATAAGAATGTGATTTTTGTGGAAATAGGTTGTTGTTTTGATTTATACAGGGACACTTGTTACCACTCCAAGCTTTTAAAATACCAGCCACTTTTGGATACAGTCACAAACCAGGGCTAGAGGTGTAAACTTGTTGTTCTAGTGTTTGGCAGCCTGGGACATGGACATAGATTTGCCCTGCGTGGGCTGCAATTCTGTGGACTGAATAAGGACAAGTCAAAAAAACTTGCCAAGTATTGTTCAATCTCTGCCATAATAGGCAGCATAGCGATCTGGAGAAGGAGATGCCATGTGTACCCTTAACCatgcctattttttttttgcatgtttaccCCAACTATCAATCCAG
Coding sequences within:
- the LOC132873769 gene encoding tigger transposable element-derived protein 1-like; this encodes MSTKRPAPTKAPPDAPKRQRRMLTIAEKVKLLDMLKEGRSYAAVGRHYGINESSVRSIKKEENKIRTTAAISFNKDAKRVVTVRNKTIVRMESALALWIKDCRKKNITLDTNVICTKAKKLYETFADSDDIHDSEEEEDVDLRPSTSAVHAVSSPFNASKGWFEKFQKRFGLKNVSLHGEAASANTAGAEAYVNNRFKAIIEEGGYKPEQVFNMDETGLFWKRMPSRTFIMQEEAKAPGFKAQKDRLTLVMCGNAAGFMIKPGLIYRSKNPRALKNKNKDALPVYWMHNAKAWMTKALNQDWFKQCFIPEVKCYLRGKGLDFKVLLLVDNAGGHADDLSYDGVKIEFLPPNTTSLIQPLDQGIIRAFKALYTRNTLQHLVEAVDSDQDFSLKNYWRGYTIASCLQNIQRAIQEMKTETLNACWKKLWPEAVQNPTGVSLDEIHHSAVDTAVNLAKQLGGDGFNDMTPDEINALIDAHTAPLTDEDLVEMTKPPSEDEGEGEEEDTSVDKDEEDGLTLGRLTTMVRMATELQRVAQEWDPLMCRSLQFSNIIEDTCTTAFSRK